A window from Kluyveromyces lactis strain NRRL Y-1140 chromosome E complete sequence encodes these proteins:
- the PET9 gene encoding ADP/ATP carrier protein PET9 (highly similar to uniprot|P18239 Saccharomyces cerevisiae YBL030C PET9 Major ADP/ATP carrier of the mitochondrial inner membrane exchanges cytosolic ADP for mitochondrially synthesized ATP Pet9p and Sal1p have an overlapping function critical for viability) — translation MSTDKKQSNFAIDFLMGGVSAAVSKTAAAPIERVKLLIQNQDEMIKQGSLDRRYTGIVECFKRTAADEGVASFWRGNTANVIRYFPTQALNFAFKDKIKAMFGFKKEEGYAKWFAGNLASGGLAGGLSLLFVYSLDYARTRLAADSKSAKKGGERQFNGLVDVYKKTLASDGVAGLYRGFLPSVVGIVVYRGLYFGLYDSLKPLLLTGSLENSFLASFLLGWAVTTGASTASYPLDTVRRRMMMTSGQAVKYDGAFDAFRKIVAAEGIKSLFKGCGANILRGVAGAGVISMYDQLQVILFGKTFK, via the coding sequence ATGTCTACTGACAAGAAACAATCCAACTTTGCTATCGATTTCTTGATGGGTGGTGTTTCCGCCGCCGTTTCCAAGACCGCTGCTGCTCCAATTGAGAGAGTCAAGTTGTTGATTCAAAACCAAGATGAAATGATCAAGCAAGGTTCTTTGGACAGAAGATACACCGGTATCGTTGAATGTTTCAAGAGAACTGCTGCTGACGAAGGTGTTGCTTCTTTCTGGAGAGGTAACACTGCTAACGTTATCAGATACTTCCCAACTCAAGCCTTGAACTTTGCCTTCAAGGACAAGATCAAGGCTATGTTCGGTttcaagaaggaagaaggtTACGCTAAATGGTTCGCTGGTAACTTGGCTTCTGGTGGTCTAGCTGGTGGTTTGTCTCTATTGTTCGTTTACTCTTTGGATTACGCCAGAACCAGATTGGCTGCTGACTCCAAGAGCGCTAAGAAGGGTGGTGAACGTCAATTCAACGGTCTAGTCGATGTCTACAAGAAGACTTTGGCTTCTGATGGTGTTGCTGGTTTGTACAGAGGTTTCTTGCCATCTGTTGTTGGTATTGTTGTCTACAGAGGTTTGTACTTCGGTTTGTACGATTctttgaaaccattgttGTTGACTGgttctttggaaaactcCTTCTTGGCTTCCTTCTTGTTGGGTTGGGCCGTCACCACTGGTGCTTCTACCGCTTCTTACCCATTGGATACcgttagaagaagaatgatGATGACTTCCGGTCAAGCTGTCAAGTATGATGGTGCCTTCGATGCTTTCAGAAAGATTGTCGCTGCTGAAGGTATCAAGTCCTTGTTCAAGGGTTGTGGTGCTAACATCTTGAGAGGTGTCGCCGGTGCCGGTGTTATCTCCATGTACGATCAATTGCAAGTTATCTTGTTCGGTAAGACTTTCAAATAA